In one window of Terriglobia bacterium DNA:
- a CDS encoding ribbon-helix-helix domain-containing protein, with protein MRTTQTMTISLPPAMLEEFERVRLAENRTRSELMREALRTYLRTFYSRFPIETPSKRELAAIRRGRAEIQKGQYVTLEQLKHELATQNRTARAKKPRKNSR; from the coding sequence ATGAGAACCACTCAAACCATGACAATTTCGTTGCCTCCCGCCATGCTGGAGGAATTTGAGCGGGTCCGGCTGGCTGAGAACCGCACTCGCTCCGAACTGATGCGGGAGGCTTTGCGCACTTACTTGCGAACCTTTTACAGCCGATTCCCCATTGAAACTCCCAGCAAGCGCGAATTGGCTGCGATTCGCCGGGGCCGGGCGGAGATCCAGAAGGGACAGTACGTAACCTTGGAACAACTCAAGCATGAATTGGCGACTCAAAATCGCACAGCGCGCGCAAAAAAGCCTCGGAAAAATTCCCGCTAG
- a CDS encoding B12-binding domain-containing radical SAM protein encodes MSQLADFQKRSTPEAAADPSELQNFPPLGPALKVLMVWPRFPSSFWSFDGIMDLVPIKTDQPPLGLLTVAALCPKDWTLRLIDRSFEDLLDKDIAWADLVMVSGMRVQKDDIRETLLRARTLGKRTMVGGPFASSEPELLLSLADHVVVGEPDEIFHEIAADVERGSAKRLYDIKDKPDISKTPAPRFNLLKIENYASMAVQFSRGCPFQCEFCDIITIYGRKPRTKPSSQLLAELDALYELGWRDQVFIVDDNFIGNHKLALELALKLGEWQESHGYPLLLYTEASIDLAQRPELIEAMVKANFFYVFIGIESPSPESLTEVKKFQNLRRDPLESIRFIQSEGLWVTAGFIIGFDSDTEDIFEQQRDFIECAAIPWAMAGFLQAPPTTPLFDRMLKEGRLLMESTATSNFDPPNFRTLLPLPVLVEGYRNLLVSLYNPSAFYNRAYRSLLYWNARKSQKPPEIPLLVTLGIIVRSIVHQGILSSYRKAYWKFLLRLLVRWPLNPPKFSLGFAMLLSGHHFIRYAKNLVVQLDAELGKLRTEEATPGISLEDGCQDSFA; translated from the coding sequence ATGTCCCAGTTGGCTGATTTTCAGAAGCGATCCACACCAGAGGCCGCCGCTGACCCAAGCGAGCTACAAAACTTTCCCCCTCTCGGACCGGCGCTCAAGGTTCTCATGGTTTGGCCGCGCTTCCCGTCCTCGTTCTGGAGCTTTGACGGGATAATGGACCTTGTTCCCATAAAGACCGACCAGCCGCCGCTTGGTTTACTCACTGTAGCGGCGCTCTGTCCAAAGGACTGGACGCTCAGGCTGATCGACCGAAGCTTTGAGGACCTGCTCGACAAGGACATCGCTTGGGCCGACCTCGTCATGGTCAGTGGCATGCGCGTCCAGAAAGATGACATTCGCGAAACCCTGCTCAGGGCCCGGACTCTTGGCAAGCGGACGATGGTCGGGGGGCCCTTTGCGAGCAGTGAACCGGAACTCCTGCTTTCACTGGCGGACCATGTCGTTGTCGGCGAGCCCGATGAGATTTTCCACGAGATCGCCGCCGACGTTGAGCGCGGCTCCGCCAAACGGCTTTACGATATCAAGGACAAGCCGGATATCAGCAAGACGCCGGCCCCTCGATTCAATCTGCTCAAAATCGAGAACTATGCCTCCATGGCAGTTCAATTCTCCCGCGGCTGTCCCTTCCAATGCGAATTCTGCGACATCATCACCATTTACGGTAGGAAGCCCCGAACGAAGCCCTCCAGCCAGTTGCTGGCCGAGCTCGATGCGTTGTATGAACTCGGCTGGCGCGACCAGGTCTTTATCGTCGACGACAATTTTATCGGGAACCACAAACTGGCTCTCGAACTGGCCCTCAAGCTGGGAGAATGGCAGGAATCTCATGGGTATCCCCTCTTGCTATACACCGAGGCATCGATCGATCTCGCTCAGCGGCCCGAACTGATCGAAGCCATGGTGAAGGCCAACTTCTTTTATGTGTTCATCGGGATCGAGAGTCCTTCCCCGGAGTCCCTGACGGAGGTCAAGAAATTTCAAAATCTGCGACGCGATCCTCTCGAGAGCATTCGCTTCATCCAGAGCGAAGGGCTTTGGGTGACGGCGGGATTCATTATCGGTTTCGATTCCGATACCGAGGATATCTTTGAACAGCAAAGAGACTTCATTGAGTGCGCCGCCATCCCCTGGGCCATGGCCGGGTTCTTGCAGGCGCCTCCTACGACTCCGCTTTTTGATCGAATGCTGAAAGAAGGCCGATTGCTCATGGAGAGCACCGCGACGAGCAACTTCGATCCCCCCAATTTTAGAACGCTTCTCCCGTTGCCTGTTTTGGTGGAGGGGTACCGCAACCTCCTCGTCTCCCTGTACAACCCGTCCGCGTTTTACAATCGGGCTTATCGTTCGCTTCTGTACTGGAACGCCCGCAAGTCGCAGAAACCGCCGGAAATTCCGCTTCTGGTGACGCTTGGAATCATTGTTCGCTCAATCGTCCACCAGGGCATCCTCTCCTCCTATCGGAAAGCCTACTGGAAGTTCCTGTTGCGCCTCCTCGTCCGCTGGCCGCTCAACCCGCCGAAGTTCAGCCTGGGATTTGCGATGCTGCTCTCTGGCCACCACTTCATTCGTTATGCAAAGAACCTGGTGGTCCAACTGGACGCCGAACTCGGTAAACTTCGAACCGAAGAAGCAACCCCCGGGATTTCGCTTGAAGACGGTTGCCAGGATTCGTTCGCTTAA
- a CDS encoding YceI family protein, with product MAKWTFEPGHTAAEFHARHMMVTYVRGHFKDVHGSLEFDPENPRVASVEATIDAKGIWTGEPARDAHLRSGDFLDVDHYPHITFKSSQIALVGDHDYIVTGDLTIRGVTHKATLNVRYLGQWKTPWWEDGVDKGPKTRAGFVAETTINRHDFGVSWTSMLDRGGIVVGNEVHITIDAEAILES from the coding sequence ATGGCTAAGTGGACTTTTGAACCCGGACATACCGCAGCCGAATTCCATGCTCGGCACATGATGGTGACCTATGTCCGCGGACACTTCAAGGATGTGCACGGATCACTAGAATTTGATCCCGAAAATCCGCGGGTAGCTTCTGTCGAAGCCACAATAGACGCCAAAGGAATCTGGACGGGAGAGCCAGCGCGGGATGCCCATCTGCGCAGCGGGGACTTTCTTGATGTGGACCACTATCCCCACATCACTTTCAAAAGCAGTCAAATTGCGCTGGTCGGCGATCACGATTACATCGTCACGGGGGATCTGACCATCCGTGGAGTGACTCATAAAGCCACCCTGAATGTTCGTTATTTAGGTCAGTGGAAAACACCCTGGTGGGAAGATGGCGTGGACAAAGGGCCGAAGACGCGTGCGGGTTTTGTTGCAGAAACCACCATCAATCGCCATGACTTTGGTGTAAGCTGGACCAGCATGTTGGACCGAGGGGGTATCGTCGTAGGAAATGAGGTCCACATCACCATTGATGCCGAGGCAATACTGGAAAGTTAA
- a CDS encoding type II toxin-antitoxin system RelE/ParE family toxin, translated as MEFSVGFYVSTSGNCPVRDFLEGLKARDPEDFAAVLAGLDKLRNRVNHRPPLSKPLGDGLFELRHVGKLNTRVIYFFTKGRRIVVVHGIRNKRQEIAMRDRAVAFARMRDWLSRQ; from the coding sequence ATGGAATTCAGCGTAGGGTTTTATGTATCCACTTCCGGAAACTGCCCCGTCCGGGATTTCCTGGAAGGTTTGAAAGCGCGTGATCCTGAGGATTTTGCAGCTGTGTTGGCTGGATTGGATAAGCTCCGTAACCGCGTCAACCATCGGCCGCCCCTGTCGAAGCCCCTGGGAGACGGTCTGTTCGAGTTGCGGCACGTGGGGAAGCTGAACACTCGGGTGATTTATTTTTTCACGAAGGGCCGGCGTATCGTAGTGGTCCATGGCATTCGCAACAAAAGGCAAGAAATTGCGATGCGGGACCGGGCCGTCGCGTTTGCGCGTATGCGCGACTGGCTGTCGAGACAGTAA
- a CDS encoding helix-turn-helix domain-containing protein: MKKTNFDIYLERQLKDRGFAERFRRAGEAWDVALQIASLRKGAGLSQKDLAKRLRTSQQQISRLESPCYEGHSLSMLRRVATALSAELHVILKATEPPAALAVAEARASYARRRKRSKGI; encoded by the coding sequence ATGAAAAAAACCAATTTCGATATCTATCTGGAAAGGCAGTTGAAAGACCGGGGGTTTGCCGAGCGCTTCCGCAGGGCAGGGGAAGCCTGGGACGTCGCCCTCCAGATTGCCTCACTTCGGAAAGGGGCCGGATTGTCACAGAAAGATCTGGCAAAGCGATTGAGGACGTCGCAGCAGCAAATCAGTCGGTTGGAGTCGCCATGCTACGAGGGACACTCGCTCAGCATGCTGCGGCGCGTTGCCACTGCACTGAGCGCCGAGCTACACGTGATTTTGAAGGCGACCGAGCCTCCGGCGGCCTTGGCAGTAGCAGAAGCGCGCGCCAGTTACGCACGACGGAGAAAGCGATCCAAGGGAATTTGA
- a CDS encoding phosphoribosylanthranilate isomerase, whose protein sequence is MRVKICGIRDLQEARLALSYGADALGFLVGLSYRTEDELELQTAQDLISKTPPFVSTVLVTHQVDLEWVARACQQSGCSIVQLHGDFALAQIPDLRHMVPNVRIIKAVNVVDESAITRAVAAAQQADAVLLDSRTATRIGGTGHTHDWTISARIVKAVEKPVILAGGLNPENVGKAIEVVHPFAVDVNSGVEFPDGSKSPQKIEDFIHMAKKTATNVGIQPSLEG, encoded by the coding sequence ATGAGAGTCAAAATATGTGGAATCCGAGACCTCCAGGAGGCACGCCTGGCCCTGTCTTATGGCGCGGACGCCCTCGGATTCCTGGTTGGTCTCAGCTATCGCACTGAAGACGAACTCGAATTGCAAACAGCGCAGGACCTCATTTCAAAAACTCCCCCGTTTGTATCGACGGTCCTTGTGACGCACCAGGTGGATCTGGAATGGGTTGCTCGAGCATGCCAGCAGAGCGGATGCAGCATTGTGCAGTTGCACGGCGATTTTGCTTTGGCGCAAATTCCGGACCTGCGTCACATGGTTCCCAACGTGCGGATCATCAAGGCTGTCAATGTTGTGGACGAAAGCGCGATCACACGCGCCGTGGCGGCGGCACAGCAGGCAGATGCCGTCTTGCTAGACTCCCGCACAGCTACACGGATCGGCGGGACCGGACACACCCACGACTGGACGATCAGCGCCCGTATCGTAAAGGCTGTCGAAAAGCCTGTTATCCTGGCGGGAGGACTGAACCCGGAGAACGTCGGGAAGGCCATTGAGGTGGTTCATCCCTTTGCCGTGGATGTCAACAGCGGTGTCGAGTTTCCCGATGGCTCGAAATCCCCCCAGAAGATCGAGGACTTTATCCACATGGCGAAGAAGACCGCAACAAACGTGGGGATTCAGCCGTCATTGGAAGGTTGA
- a CDS encoding Fic family protein, with amino-acid sequence MIRYEIPRQWIAYDRAALVTELATAKAAVLALTAIPFQRSWAEQLQVIQLKREVAGTSRIEGAEFTEKELDEALKQTPQQLHTRSQRQAAAAVATYRWIAKLQNDRPMDAELICEMHRRIITGADDDHCPPGKLRGRDENVNFGTPRHRGAEGGSECESAFREFCQAVQHEFRDHDPLIQALALHYHFAAMHPFLDGNGRTARALEALMLQRAGLRDTLFIAMSNYYYEEKNSYLSALAAVRADGHDLTVFLKFGLRGIESQCQRLMREIRTHVQKALFRNMMFDLFRRLRTPRRRVMAERHLEILKLLLDSESLTPSELTAKTSSVYQSLANPGKALIRDLNYLIRLGAAEVKRGDDNRIHISAHLEWPTEITETEFFDRVRHMPKARTHSFLD; translated from the coding sequence ATGATTCGTTACGAAATTCCAAGGCAATGGATTGCATATGACCGTGCGGCCCTCGTGACCGAGCTTGCAACGGCAAAGGCAGCCGTGCTTGCCTTGACCGCCATTCCGTTTCAAAGAAGCTGGGCTGAACAGCTCCAAGTCATCCAACTCAAGCGTGAGGTCGCCGGAACTTCCCGAATTGAAGGAGCGGAATTCACTGAGAAAGAACTGGATGAGGCGTTGAAACAAACGCCACAGCAACTCCACACGCGTTCACAGCGGCAAGCCGCCGCAGCGGTTGCGACGTATCGATGGATTGCCAAGCTGCAAAATGACCGCCCCATGGATGCGGAACTCATCTGTGAGATGCATCGCAGAATCATCACGGGGGCCGATGACGATCATTGTCCGCCCGGAAAACTACGGGGTCGGGACGAGAATGTAAATTTTGGAACCCCCAGACATCGAGGCGCAGAAGGTGGCAGTGAGTGTGAATCGGCATTCAGGGAATTCTGTCAAGCCGTGCAACACGAGTTTCGCGACCATGATCCGTTGATACAAGCCTTGGCGCTCCATTATCATTTTGCAGCGATGCATCCGTTTTTGGATGGCAATGGCCGCACCGCGCGCGCCCTGGAGGCGCTGATGCTGCAACGGGCAGGGCTGAGGGACACACTCTTTATCGCCATGTCCAATTATTACTACGAAGAAAAGAACAGCTACTTGTCGGCGCTCGCTGCCGTCCGGGCCGACGGGCACGATCTTACGGTGTTTTTGAAATTCGGTTTGCGCGGGATTGAATCTCAGTGCCAGCGGCTGATGAGGGAAATCAGAACTCACGTCCAAAAGGCGCTATTCCGTAACATGATGTTTGATTTGTTTAGACGACTCCGGACACCCCGTAGACGCGTCATGGCGGAACGGCATTTGGAGATACTCAAATTGCTGTTGGACTCCGAGTCTCTCACGCCGAGTGAATTGACGGCCAAGACTTCGTCGGTTTATCAATCGCTGGCCAATCCTGGCAAGGCACTTATCAGAGATTTGAATTATCTGATCCGTTTGGGAGCGGCAGAAGTAAAAAGGGGTGACGATAATCGCATTCACATCTCCGCTCATCTCGAATGGCCCACTGAAATCACTGAGACAGAATTCTTCGATCGCGTCAGGCACATGCCCAAGGCAAGAACGCATAGCTTTTTGGATTAG
- a CDS encoding serine/threonine protein kinase, with protein sequence MNDQGQLIAGRYRLLSLLGEGAYSSAHLAQDTALSRQVIIKIATQLDETGAAKLQKEAAALSRIRHPRVAQILDSGRLDDGRCYLVLDWIEGDPLDKILVRGTLTLPQALTLLRAITEALAAAHAVGIIHRDIKPSNVIVPAGTDGPAFSEACLVDFGALGELMRPSGGQALTQTGQFYGTPTYMSPEQLRAQPQSAATDVYGLGVLLYEMLIGYPPFNPKTQDTFAFLVKIMNEEVSIPAEKHIPTEVSLFLIRCLSKNPSKRPQSAAEVLREIEGLLQTSGIPPVDIEPPREGRPGTSETSSRNWPGVLLVIGILIGALGAVVLGWMNRGKLSAGYGILAGLLIGLGGLALSFFVRKSLEQRRPEVERQATRVLLGTKVRNILSASLALDVEDLISKCRRIDEKILGETIVKMVREYESAKESKDKQSALMNVAQLLEKLMPRLSPWYIRHEKLIAFLISFVGIVSGLVTAAVSLAKIIKAP encoded by the coding sequence ATGAATGATCAAGGACAATTGATCGCTGGACGATATCGGCTGCTGAGCCTTCTCGGGGAGGGGGCTTACAGCTCCGCCCATCTGGCCCAGGATACTGCCTTGAGCCGGCAGGTTATCATAAAAATTGCTACTCAACTGGATGAAACAGGCGCGGCAAAACTTCAAAAAGAGGCAGCGGCCTTGTCGAGAATTCGGCATCCCCGAGTTGCTCAAATTCTGGATTCCGGCCGCCTGGATGATGGCCGCTGCTACCTGGTCCTCGACTGGATCGAAGGGGACCCCCTCGATAAGATTCTTGTCAGGGGGACGCTGACTCTCCCGCAGGCACTCACTTTACTCCGGGCCATCACCGAGGCTCTTGCCGCAGCCCATGCCGTAGGAATCATCCACCGCGATATCAAACCCTCGAACGTCATCGTACCCGCTGGAACAGATGGACCGGCCTTCTCAGAAGCGTGTCTTGTGGATTTTGGGGCACTGGGGGAGTTGATGCGTCCCTCAGGAGGTCAGGCCCTGACACAAACGGGGCAGTTTTATGGCACTCCAACCTATATGTCGCCTGAGCAATTGCGCGCTCAACCGCAATCAGCGGCCACGGATGTCTACGGCCTGGGCGTGCTGCTTTATGAAATGCTCATTGGATATCCCCCTTTCAACCCAAAGACACAGGACACATTCGCGTTCCTGGTCAAAATCATGAATGAAGAAGTGTCCATTCCGGCGGAGAAACACATTCCCACCGAGGTGAGTTTGTTTTTGATTCGTTGCCTCAGTAAGAATCCAAGCAAAAGGCCACAGTCAGCCGCAGAAGTTCTTAGAGAAATCGAAGGCCTTCTTCAAACCAGTGGGATACCGCCGGTTGACATTGAACCACCGAGAGAAGGCCGTCCCGGTACGAGCGAAACGAGCAGCCGAAATTGGCCTGGTGTGCTTTTGGTTATCGGCATATTAATCGGGGCGCTGGGTGCTGTTGTCCTAGGATGGATGAATCGGGGAAAGTTGTCTGCCGGCTATGGGATCCTTGCCGGATTATTGATTGGATTGGGAGGACTGGCCCTCAGCTTCTTTGTCCGCAAGTCTCTTGAGCAGCGACGGCCCGAGGTAGAGCGACAGGCTACTCGAGTGCTGCTGGGAACAAAGGTCCGGAACATTCTGAGCGCCAGCCTTGCCCTGGACGTTGAGGACCTCATTTCAAAATGCCGTCGAATCGATGAAAAGATCCTGGGAGAAACGATCGTCAAGATGGTTCGAGAATACGAATCAGCCAAAGAATCAAAGGACAAACAATCCGCCCTGATGAATGTCGCTCAACTCCTCGAGAAGCTGATGCCTCGCTTATCACCCTGGTACATCCGCCATGAAAAACTCATCGCTTTTCTCATTTCCTTCGTCGGGATTGTTTCAGGACTCGTCACCGCAGCGGTCAGCCTCGCCAAGATCATCAAGGCTCCCTGA
- a CDS encoding redox-sensing transcriptional repressor Rex: MKIISHRTVGRLILYSRALKDLTEQNQTHVHSHDLASRARVTAAQVRRDLMVLGYTGTPAHGYEVRKLSEHIESFAFPPTEQRVALAGVGNIGRALLKYFSGRQHALTIAASFEKNPEKYDRLIGGCPCYSIEKAEKVIRDLGITVGIIAVPAEEAQFVTNLFVASGIRGILNFARKPLQVPLHVYVEDIDFALSMDKVAYFARQSLKSD; this comes from the coding sequence GTGAAGATCATATCCCATCGAACAGTCGGCCGGCTTATCCTCTACTCGCGCGCCTTGAAAGATCTCACCGAACAGAATCAAACACATGTGCATTCCCACGACCTGGCCAGCCGGGCACGAGTGACCGCCGCCCAGGTGCGCCGAGACCTCATGGTTCTCGGGTACACGGGTACTCCCGCTCATGGTTACGAAGTTCGAAAACTCAGTGAGCATATTGAGAGCTTCGCGTTCCCTCCCACGGAGCAGCGGGTCGCTTTGGCTGGCGTGGGCAACATCGGGAGGGCCCTGTTGAAATACTTCTCCGGCCGCCAGCACGCCCTGACGATCGCGGCCTCGTTTGAAAAGAACCCCGAAAAGTACGACCGGCTGATCGGAGGATGTCCCTGCTACTCGATCGAGAAAGCAGAGAAGGTCATTCGTGACCTGGGGATCACGGTGGGAATCATCGCCGTCCCTGCGGAGGAGGCACAGTTTGTTACCAACCTGTTTGTGGCTTCGGGGATCCGCGGAATCCTGAATTTTGCCCGCAAGCCGCTTCAGGTTCCTCTTCATGTCTATGTGGAGGACATTGATTTTGCCCTCTCCATGGACAAAGTCGCTTATTTCGCACGCCAGTCGCTCAAGTCAGACTGA
- a CDS encoding NAD(P)H-dependent oxidoreductase subunit E, whose translation MSAVESVLEKHPRAGRDALIPILQEVQEEQGYLSREAIACISKHLKLPTTKIYGVATFYNQFRFQPKGKFHFMVCRGTACHVKGSARGLEMAQKYLKLKPGQTSRDLLFSLEVVACMGACGLSPVVNLNGEFYAKVTPQKLVKIIHECRDRENRNER comes from the coding sequence ATGAGTGCCGTCGAGTCTGTTTTGGAAAAGCATCCCCGGGCAGGACGTGATGCCCTGATTCCCATCCTCCAGGAAGTGCAGGAGGAACAGGGGTACTTGTCGCGAGAGGCGATCGCCTGCATCAGCAAGCATCTCAAACTGCCTACCACCAAGATCTACGGGGTGGCGACCTTCTACAACCAATTCCGATTTCAGCCCAAGGGAAAGTTCCACTTCATGGTCTGCCGCGGCACCGCCTGCCATGTCAAGGGATCGGCCCGGGGGCTTGAAATGGCGCAGAAATACTTGAAATTGAAGCCGGGGCAAACCTCTCGAGACCTGCTCTTCAGCCTGGAGGTGGTCGCCTGCATGGGGGCCTGTGGCCTCTCGCCGGTGGTGAACTTGAATGGCGAGTTTTATGCCAAGGTGACCCCTCAGAAGCTCGTCAAGATCATCCATGAATGTCGAGACAGGGAGAACAGGAATGAGCGCTAA